In Phenylobacterium zucineum HLK1, one DNA window encodes the following:
- the rlmN gene encoding 23S rRNA (adenine(2503)-C(2))-methyltransferase RlmN has protein sequence MGVTLDLARAPAQPLAPSRPNLSGMTRAELAACLVELGVVRPEKAKMRASQLWRWMHHYGVTDFEKMTDVAKETRAALAEVCAISRPQVVERQVSKDGTRKWLIRMAPGIEVETVYIPDVGRAGALCVSSQVGCTLNCTFCHTGTQALVRNLTAAEIVAQVQVARDDLGEWPSPKEDRRLSNIVFMGMGEPLYNLDNVAAAIDIIADNEGIAISRRRITVSTSGVVPELAALGERTQAMLAISLHATNDELREKLVPLNRKYPIAELMAAIRAYPGLSNSKRVTFEYVMLKGVNDSPAEAKALVNLLKGVPAKINLIPFNPWPGSQYECSDWGTIERFAAVLNRAGYASPIRTPRGRDILAACGQLKSESEKLRASARRKLAAGG, from the coding sequence TTGGGCGTGACCCTCGACCTTGCCCGCGCGCCGGCGCAGCCGCTTGCGCCGTCCAGACCCAACCTCTCGGGGATGACCCGGGCGGAGCTGGCCGCCTGCCTGGTCGAGCTGGGCGTCGTGCGGCCCGAGAAGGCCAAGATGCGCGCCTCGCAGCTCTGGCGCTGGATGCACCACTACGGCGTCACCGACTTCGAGAAGATGACCGACGTGGCCAAGGAGACCCGGGCGGCGCTGGCCGAGGTCTGCGCGATCTCCCGTCCCCAGGTGGTCGAGCGCCAGGTCTCCAAGGACGGCACGCGCAAGTGGCTGATCCGCATGGCGCCGGGCATCGAGGTCGAGACCGTCTACATCCCCGACGTGGGCCGGGCCGGCGCCCTGTGCGTCAGCTCGCAGGTCGGCTGCACCCTGAACTGCACCTTCTGCCACACCGGCACCCAGGCCCTGGTGCGCAACCTGACCGCCGCCGAGATCGTGGCCCAGGTGCAGGTCGCCCGCGACGACCTCGGCGAATGGCCCTCGCCCAAGGAGGACCGCCGGCTCTCGAACATCGTGTTCATGGGCATGGGCGAGCCGCTCTACAACCTCGACAACGTCGCCGCCGCCATCGACATCATCGCCGACAACGAAGGCATCGCCATCTCGCGGCGGCGGATCACCGTCTCGACCTCGGGGGTCGTGCCCGAGCTCGCCGCCCTGGGCGAGCGGACCCAGGCGATGCTGGCCATCTCGCTGCACGCCACCAACGACGAGCTGCGCGAGAAGCTGGTCCCGCTGAACCGGAAGTACCCGATCGCCGAGCTGATGGCGGCGATCCGCGCCTATCCGGGCCTGTCCAACTCCAAGCGGGTGACGTTCGAGTACGTCATGCTGAAGGGGGTCAACGACAGCCCGGCCGAGGCCAAGGCCCTGGTGAACCTGCTCAAGGGCGTTCCGGCCAAGATCAACCTGATCCCGTTCAACCCCTGGCCCGGCAGCCAGTACGAGTGCTCGGACTGGGGGACCATCGAGCGGTTCGCCGCGGTGCTGAACCGCGCGGGCTACGCCAGCCCGATCCGCACGCCGCGCGGACGCGACATCCTGGCCGCCTGCGGCCAGCTGAAGAGCGAGAGCGAGAAGCTGCGGGCCAGCGCCCGGCGCAAGCTGGCGGCGGGCGGCTGA
- a CDS encoding NADPH:quinone oxidoreductase family protein codes for MKALLSKEVGGPDKLVLEDVPAPQAKAGQAVVEVKAIGVNFPDVLIIEDKYQFKPERPFSPGGEIAGIVKSVGEGVTHVKPGDRVLGNTGWGGMAQELALEAARLVKIPDSMPFDEAAAFIMTYGTSWHALKDRAQLKAGQTMLVLGAAGGVGLAAVELGKAVGAKVIAAASSQEKVDLCLSKGAAAGVVYPKGPFDKDGQKQLAQLFKEATGPNGADVIYDAIGDAYAEPALRSIAWEGKYLVVGFAAGEIPKIPLNLALLKGCEIVGVFWGAWVGKNPERHRESVAELMRMYEEGKIKPYVSERFPLERAADAIRHLASRKAMGKVVVTVD; via the coding sequence ATGAAGGCCCTGTTGAGCAAGGAAGTCGGCGGTCCGGACAAGCTGGTGCTGGAGGACGTGCCGGCCCCGCAGGCCAAGGCCGGCCAGGCGGTCGTCGAGGTGAAGGCCATCGGCGTCAACTTCCCCGACGTGCTGATCATCGAGGACAAGTACCAGTTCAAGCCCGAGCGGCCGTTCTCGCCCGGCGGCGAGATCGCCGGGATCGTCAAGAGCGTCGGCGAGGGCGTGACCCACGTGAAGCCGGGCGACCGGGTGCTGGGCAACACCGGCTGGGGCGGGATGGCGCAGGAGCTGGCCCTGGAGGCCGCTCGGCTGGTGAAGATCCCCGACTCGATGCCGTTCGACGAGGCGGCCGCCTTCATCATGACCTACGGCACCAGCTGGCACGCCCTGAAGGACCGGGCGCAGCTGAAGGCCGGCCAGACGATGCTGGTCCTGGGCGCCGCCGGCGGCGTCGGCCTGGCCGCCGTCGAGCTCGGCAAGGCGGTGGGCGCCAAGGTGATCGCCGCCGCCTCCAGCCAGGAGAAGGTGGACCTGTGCCTGTCCAAGGGCGCGGCGGCGGGCGTCGTCTATCCGAAGGGCCCGTTCGACAAGGACGGCCAGAAGCAGCTGGCGCAGCTGTTCAAGGAGGCCACGGGCCCGAACGGCGCCGACGTGATCTACGACGCCATCGGCGACGCCTACGCCGAGCCGGCGCTCCGCTCCATCGCCTGGGAGGGCAAGTACCTCGTGGTGGGCTTCGCCGCCGGCGAGATTCCGAAGATTCCGCTGAACCTCGCCCTCCTGAAGGGCTGCGAGATCGTCGGCGTCTTCTGGGGCGCCTGGGTCGGCAAGAACCCCGAGCGGCACCGCGAGAGCGTCGCCGAGCTGATGCGCATGTACGAGGAGGGCAAGATCAAGCCCTACGTCTCCGAACGCTTCCCGCTCGAACGCGCCGCCGACGCCATCCGCCACCTCGCCAGCCGCAAGGCCATGGGCAAGGTGGTGGTGACGGTGGACTGA
- a CDS encoding OmpA family protein encodes MKTKIAALGLSLLAVGACTTTDPYTGQTVRSNTRTGILAGAAGGALLGYLTNTNKSEEGRTNALIGAGVGALAGGAVGAYMDRQQAELRRELAGSGVEVERRGDDIVLNMPSDVTFGVDQSDVQSRFYPVLDDIAATLSRYPQTLIDVAGHADSTGADAYNQALSERRASSVASYLVSRGVLQDRLYVVGYGESRPVASNATEQGRAQNRRVEITVRPFRG; translated from the coding sequence ATGAAGACCAAGATCGCGGCCCTGGGCCTTTCGCTGCTGGCCGTGGGCGCCTGCACGACCACCGACCCCTATACGGGCCAGACCGTCCGCAGCAACACGCGGACCGGCATCCTGGCGGGCGCCGCCGGCGGCGCGCTGCTGGGCTACCTGACCAACACCAACAAGAGCGAGGAGGGCCGCACCAACGCCCTCATCGGCGCCGGCGTCGGCGCCTTGGCCGGCGGGGCCGTGGGCGCCTACATGGACCGCCAGCAGGCCGAGCTGCGCCGCGAGCTGGCCGGCTCGGGCGTCGAGGTCGAGCGCCGCGGCGACGACATCGTGCTGAACATGCCCTCGGACGTGACGTTCGGGGTCGACCAGTCCGACGTCCAGAGCCGCTTCTATCCGGTGCTGGACGACATCGCCGCCACCCTCAGCCGCTATCCGCAGACGCTGATCGACGTGGCGGGCCACGCCGACTCCACCGGCGCCGACGCCTACAACCAGGCGCTCTCGGAACGGCGCGCCTCGTCGGTGGCCAGCTACCTGGTCAGCCGCGGGGTCCTGCAGGACCGGCTCTACGTGGTCGGCTACGGCGAGAGCCGGCCGGTCGCCAGCAACGCCACCGAGCAGGGCCGGGCGCAGAACCGCCGGGTCGAGATCACCGTCCGGCCGTTCCGCGGCTAG
- a CDS encoding SDR family NAD(P)-dependent oxidoreductase, translated as MAGRLEGKVAVVTGGVSGIGLGTVELFVGEGAKVVAADIQDEKGAMLEQRFPGQVRYAHCDVTAEAEIAAAVQLAASEFGGLDVLFNNAGISDMMRTLAEVEADRWSWVFDILVRGPALGMKHAAPLMAERGGGSIVNTASIAGLQAGWGPLAYSSAKAAVIHMSRCAAAQLSPQKIRVNAICPGLIATSIFGASLGLPRAVADQMAARVAENAPKAQPIPKAGMPEDIARAALYLASDDSAFVTGTHVVVDGGITIGGRHSWDPAAASPLMELFAEFAPPEA; from the coding sequence ATGGCGGGTCGTCTGGAAGGCAAGGTGGCGGTGGTCACCGGCGGGGTGTCGGGCATCGGCCTGGGGACCGTCGAGCTGTTCGTCGGCGAGGGCGCGAAGGTGGTCGCCGCCGACATCCAGGACGAGAAGGGGGCGATGCTAGAGCAGCGCTTCCCCGGCCAGGTGCGCTACGCCCACTGCGACGTCACCGCCGAGGCCGAGATCGCCGCGGCCGTGCAGCTCGCCGCCTCCGAATTCGGCGGCCTCGACGTGCTGTTCAACAACGCCGGCATCTCCGACATGATGCGGACCCTCGCCGAGGTCGAGGCCGATCGCTGGAGCTGGGTGTTCGACATCCTGGTGCGCGGCCCGGCGCTGGGCATGAAGCACGCCGCGCCCCTGATGGCCGAGCGCGGCGGCGGGTCGATCGTCAACACCGCCTCGATCGCCGGCCTGCAGGCGGGCTGGGGCCCGCTGGCCTATTCGTCGGCCAAGGCGGCGGTGATCCACATGAGCCGCTGCGCCGCGGCCCAGCTCTCGCCGCAGAAGATCCGGGTGAACGCCATCTGCCCCGGCCTGATCGCCACCTCCATCTTCGGCGCCTCGCTCGGCCTGCCCCGCGCGGTGGCCGACCAGATGGCCGCCCGGGTGGCCGAGAACGCGCCCAAGGCCCAGCCCATCCCCAAGGCCGGCATGCCCGAGGACATCGCCCGCGCCGCGCTCTACCTGGCGAGCGACGACTCCGCGTTCGTCACCGGCACGCACGTGGTCGTGGACGGCGGCATCACCATCGGCGGCCGGCACAGCTGGGACCCCGCCGCGGCCTCGCCCCTGATGGAGCTGTTCGCCGAGTTCGCGCCCCCCGAAGCGTGA
- a CDS encoding DMT family transporter codes for MSVETVIVEPQPGGGLTPNVRGALWMLASALGFTVMTTLIKFLGDDYPAALQTFYRQAAGFAVLLPLILRQRRAAYATTRPGILFFRSAAGTLAMILSFYAFQKMPLADANALSFTRTLWLVPLAAFVVREKIGPLRIGAAVVGFLGVLLMIRPGAGGEFAVGGPALAMLAASFLFALTITGMKVMTRDHSPSVLLVWAMTLGLIFSIPGAVLTWRWPEPVDLALLCAMGVIGTITQACYIKGMQIGDAAAMAPIDYVRLVFTAAAGFLLFHEIPTAWTVAGAGIVVASTLFITWREHQLARAARSAARRAG; via the coding sequence GTGAGCGTCGAGACGGTCATCGTCGAGCCGCAGCCCGGCGGCGGGCTGACGCCCAACGTCCGCGGCGCCCTGTGGATGCTGGCCTCGGCGCTCGGCTTCACGGTGATGACGACGCTCATCAAGTTCCTGGGCGACGACTATCCGGCGGCGCTGCAGACCTTCTACCGGCAGGCGGCGGGCTTCGCCGTCCTGCTGCCGCTGATCCTGCGCCAGCGGCGGGCGGCCTACGCCACCACAAGGCCCGGCATCCTGTTCTTCCGCTCGGCGGCGGGGACGCTGGCGATGATCCTGTCGTTCTACGCCTTCCAGAAGATGCCGCTGGCCGACGCCAACGCGCTCTCCTTCACCCGAACCCTGTGGCTCGTGCCGCTGGCCGCCTTCGTCGTGCGCGAGAAAATCGGACCCTTGCGGATCGGCGCGGCGGTCGTCGGCTTCCTGGGCGTGCTGCTGATGATCCGCCCCGGCGCCGGCGGCGAGTTCGCGGTCGGCGGGCCGGCCCTGGCCATGCTGGCGGCCTCGTTCCTCTTCGCCCTGACCATCACCGGCATGAAGGTGATGACCCGCGACCACTCGCCCAGCGTGCTGCTGGTCTGGGCCATGACCCTGGGCCTGATCTTCTCGATCCCCGGCGCGGTGCTGACCTGGCGCTGGCCCGAGCCGGTGGACCTGGCCCTGCTCTGCGCCATGGGCGTGATCGGGACGATCACCCAGGCCTGCTACATCAAGGGCATGCAGATCGGCGACGCCGCGGCCATGGCGCCGATCGACTACGTGCGGCTGGTGTTCACCGCCGCGGCCGGCTTCCTGCTGTTCCACGAGATCCCGACCGCCTGGACCGTGGCCGGCGCGGGGATCGTGGTGGCCTCGACCCTGTTCATCACCTGGCGCGAGCACCAGCTGGCCAGGGCCGCCCGGTCAGCGGCGCGGCGCGCGGGCTAG
- a CDS encoding YkvA family protein, translating into MNASEKASPNVNSGGFDPHAEIAPGKALVPAVMRVNEQRVARGFWPKMRKVAAKVPFAREALAVWFCARDDETPLAAKGMMLAALAYFVLPTDAVPDFIAGLGYTDDAAVFAALMSVIGKNLKPRHREAARRAIEDLGKD; encoded by the coding sequence ATGAACGCCAGCGAAAAAGCGTCACCCAACGTCAATTCCGGCGGGTTCGACCCGCATGCCGAGATCGCGCCAGGCAAGGCCCTGGTCCCCGCGGTCATGCGGGTGAACGAGCAGCGGGTCGCCCGCGGCTTCTGGCCCAAGATGCGCAAGGTGGCGGCGAAGGTCCCGTTCGCCCGCGAGGCCCTGGCCGTCTGGTTCTGCGCCCGCGACGACGAGACCCCGCTGGCCGCCAAGGGGATGATGCTGGCGGCCCTCGCCTACTTCGTCCTGCCGACCGATGCGGTGCCCGACTTCATCGCCGGCCTCGGCTACACGGACGACGCGGCCGTGTTCGCGGCGCTGATGAGCGTGATCGGCAAGAACCTGAAGCCGCGTCACCGCGAGGCCGCCCGCCGGGCCATCGAGGACCTGGGGAAGGACTAG